A genomic region of Nymphaea colorata isolate Beijing-Zhang1983 chromosome 2, ASM883128v2, whole genome shotgun sequence contains the following coding sequences:
- the LOC116248815 gene encoding 60S ribosomal protein L17, giving the protein MVKYSREPDNPTKACKARGSDLRVHFKNTRETAFAIRKLPLAKAKRYLEDVIAHKQAIPFRRFCGGVGRTAQAKIRHSNGQGRWPEKSAKFILNLLKSAESNADVKGLDVDTLYISHIQVNQAQKQRRRTYRAHGRINPYMSSPCHIELILSEKEAPVKKEVDTQVAPRRTKKSQVIRSGASS; this is encoded by the exons ATg GTGAAGTACTCCAGGGAACCCGATAATCCTACTAAAG CCTGCAAGGCTAGGGGTTCGGATCTTAGGGTTCACTTCAAG AATACCAGGGAGACAGCTTTTGCAATAAGAAAACTGCCATTAGCTAAGGCTAAGAGGTACCTTGAGGATGTTATTGCTCATAAGCAAGCCATTCCCTTCAGGCGTTTTTGTGGAGGGGTTGGGCGAACAGCTCAAGCGAAGATTCGTCATTCAAATGGACAGGGTCGCTGGCCTGAAAAATCTGCCAAATTTATCTTGAACCTGCTGAAAAGTGCTGAGAGTAATGCTGAT GTGAAAGGCTTGGATGTAGATACACTCTATATATCCCACATTCAAGTCAACCAGGCCCAGAAGCAAAGAAGACGAACTTACCGAGCACATGGGCGAATCAACC CTTACATGTCTTCACCTTGCCATATTGAGTTGATTTTGTCAGAGAAGGAGGCACCTGTTAAAAAGGAG GTGGATACGCAGGTTGCTCCTAGGAGGACCAAGAAAAGTCAAGTAATTCGAAGCGGGGCGTcctcttga